Sequence from the Alphaproteobacteria bacterium genome:
CAATGCGGCTTGTTTCGCTCGAACTTCGCTTTCGCCATCCTGTCGCTTCCTTGTCTCGTACGTCTTCGTTAATTTAGGCCAGCTTGGCCTTGACTTCGTCCGCCACGGCCTGCGGAACCTGCTCATAACGATTGAAATGCATTGAGTATTGAGCCCGACCCTGGCTCATTGACCGCAACGTGTTGATATAACCGAACATGTTCGCCAGCGGGACCATCGCCACAATGACGCGGGCGTTCCCGCGCTGGTCCATGCTTTCGACATTGCCGCGGCGGCTGTTCAGGTCACCGATGATATCGCCCATATATTCCTCGGGCGTCACCACCTCAACCTTCATGATCGGCTCCAGCAGCCGCGGGGCGGCTTTCTGGATACCTTCCCGGAAGGCCGCGCGGGCCGCGATTTCGAACGCCATGACCGATGAGTCGACGTCGTGGCTCGCCCCGTCGACCAGCGTCGCCTTGAAATCGATAACCGGGAACCCGGCGAGAACGCCGGCGCCGCGGGAACCGTCGAGGCCCTTCTGGACGCCCGGGATGTATTCCTTCGGCACGGAACCGCCAACGACCTTGCTTTCAAACACGAAACCGGAACCGGGCTCACCCGGTTCGAAATCGATCTGAACGCGGGCGAACTGCCCGGAGCCGCCGGTCTGCTTCTTGTGAACGTAGTCCACATGGACCGGCTTGGTGATCGTTTCGCGATACGCCACCTGCGGCGCGCCGACATTCGCTTCCACCTTGAACTCGCGGCGCATGCGGTCGACGATAATATCGAGATGCAGTTCGCCCATCCCCTTGATGATGGTCTGGCCGCTTTCATAATCGGACGACACGCGGAAGCTGGGATCTTCCTGCGCCAGGCGCGCCAGCGCCATGCCCATTTTTTCCTGGTCGCCCTTCGTCTTCGGCTCGACCGCGATTTCGATGACCGGATCGGGGAATTCCATCCGCTCCAGCACCACCGGATCCGATGTACTGCACAGGGTGTCGCCCGTGGTCACGTCCTTCATGCCCGCAATCGCGACAATATCGCCGGCGCACGCTTCCTTGATGTCTTCGCGATGGTTGGCGTGCATCAGAAGCATGCGGCCGACCCGTTCGCGACTGCCCTTGACCGAGTTCAGGACCGACGTGCCCGATTCCAGGACGCCGGAATAAACCCGCGCGAAGGTCAGCGACCCGACGAAAGGATCGCTCATGATCTTGAACGCCAGGGCGGAAAAAGGCGCCGCGTCATTCGGTTCCCGCTTGAGCGGCTCGTCGCTGTCGATCTTCATGCCCCGCGTCGCGCCGATATCGACCGGCGACGGCATGTAATCGACAACCGCGTCGAGCAGCGGCTGAACGCCCTTGTTCTTGAACGCCGAACCGGTAAGGATCGGCACAAACGCGCCAGCCAGGGTCCCCTTGCGGATACACGCCTTCAGCGTGGCGACATCCGGCTCGCTCCCTTCGAGATAGGCTTCCATCGCCTCGTCGTCATGCTCCACCGCCAGTTCGACCAGCGCCGTATGGTATTCGGCTGCCTTGTCGGCCATGTCGGCGGGGATATCGACGATATCGAAGGATGCGCCAAGCGTTTCGTCATTCCAGATGATCGCCTTCATCTGGACCAGATCGATCACGCCGACGAAATCGGCCTCGTTGCCAAGCGGCAACTGCACGACCATCGCCACCGCGCCGAGGCGATCCTTGATCATGTCCAGGCTGCGGTAGAAATCGGCGCCGGTCCGGTCCATCTTGTTGATGAAGCACATCCGCGGCACATGATACTTGTCCGCCTGACGCCAGACTGTTTCCGTCTGCGGCTCCACACCGGCGACGCTGTCGAATACGGCGACGGCGCCGTCGAGCACCCGCAGGCTGCGCTCGACTTCAATCGTGAAGTCGACATGGCCCGGCGTATCGATGATGTTGATGCGGTGATCGGTCCAGAAACAGGTTGTCGCGGCGGACGTGATGGTAATGCCGCGTTCCTGCTCCTGCTCCATCCAGTCCATGGTCGCATTGCCGTCATGGACTTCGCCGATCTTATGCGAGCGGCCCGTATAATACAGGATCCGCTCTGTCGTCGTCGTCTTGCCGGCGTCGATATGCGCCATGATACCAATGTTGCGGTACTTCTCGATGGGCGTAATACGTGACATGATACGTTCTCAACGACTCTGTAAAAATTACCAGCGATAATGCGAAAAGGCGCGGTTGGCTTCCGCCATCCGATGCGTATCTTCGCGCTTCTTGATCGTGTTGCCGCGACTTGCGGATGCGTCCATCAACTCACCAGACAGACGTGACGTCATGGTATATTCGGACCGGCCGCGCGCCGCGCCGATCAGCCAGCGGAATGCCAGCGCCTGGGCGCGCTCGGAGCGAACCTCGACCGGGATCTGATACGTCGCACCGCCGACGCGCCGCGAGCGAACCTCGATATGCGGCCGGATATTTTCCAGCGCGTCGTGGAACGTCTTGACCGGGTCATTGCCTGTCTTGGTCGCAATCTCGTCAAACGCATCGTAAACGATACGCTCAGCGACGGATTTCTTGCCGTCCATCATCAGACAGTTGATGAACTTGCTGACCACGAGATCACCGAATTTTGCGTCTGGCAGGATTTCGCGCTTCTCTGCCTTGCGTCGTCGCGACATCTATCGATCCTCTTCTTACTTCGGCCGCTTCGCGCCGTATTTCGAACGGCGCTGACGCCGGTCGCCGACACCCTGCGTATCCAGCGTGCCGCGGATGATATGATAGCGGACACCTGGAAGATCCTTCACGCGGCCGCCGCGCAGCATGACGACGGAGTGTTCCTGCAGGTTATGGCCCTCGCCAGGAATATAGCTCGTCACCTCGAAACCATTGGTCAGGCGCACACGGGCAACCTTGCGCAGCGCCGAGTTCGGCTTTTTCGGCGTGGTCGTATACACGCGGGTGCAAACGCCGCGCTTCTGCGGGCACGCTTCCAGTGCGGGAACTTTGTTGCGCGTCGGCGGAGCCTTACGCGGCTTACGGATCAACTGGTTAATCGTCGGCATGTGCCGCCCTCACTCATTGTCATTCACGCCAGAAAAAACACTCTTCCGCATCCCGGTGGCGCCACCGGAACAC
This genomic interval carries:
- the fusA gene encoding elongation factor G → MSRITPIEKYRNIGIMAHIDAGKTTTTERILYYTGRSHKIGEVHDGNATMDWMEQEQERGITITSAATTCFWTDHRINIIDTPGHVDFTIEVERSLRVLDGAVAVFDSVAGVEPQTETVWRQADKYHVPRMCFINKMDRTGADFYRSLDMIKDRLGAVAMVVQLPLGNEADFVGVIDLVQMKAIIWNDETLGASFDIVDIPADMADKAAEYHTALVELAVEHDDEAMEAYLEGSEPDVATLKACIRKGTLAGAFVPILTGSAFKNKGVQPLLDAVVDYMPSPVDIGATRGMKIDSDEPLKREPNDAAPFSALAFKIMSDPFVGSLTFARVYSGVLESGTSVLNSVKGSRERVGRMLLMHANHREDIKEACAGDIVAIAGMKDVTTGDTLCSTSDPVVLERMEFPDPVIEIAVEPKTKGDQEKMGMALARLAQEDPSFRVSSDYESGQTIIKGMGELHLDIIVDRMRREFKVEANVGAPQVAYRETITKPVHVDYVHKKQTGGSGQFARVQIDFEPGEPGSGFVFESKVVGGSVPKEYIPGVQKGLDGSRGAGVLAGFPVIDFKATLVDGASHDVDSSVMAFEIAARAAFREGIQKAAPRLLEPIMKVEVVTPEEYMGDIIGDLNSRRGNVESMDQRGNARVIVAMVPLANMFGYINTLRSMSQGRAQYSMHFNRYEQVPQAVADEVKAKLA
- the rpsG gene encoding 30S ribosomal protein S7, producing MSRRRKAEKREILPDAKFGDLVVSKFINCLMMDGKKSVAERIVYDAFDEIATKTGNDPVKTFHDALENIRPHIEVRSRRVGGATYQIPVEVRSERAQALAFRWLIGAARGRSEYTMTSRLSGELMDASASRGNTIKKREDTHRMAEANRAFSHYRW
- the rpsL gene encoding 30S ribosomal protein S12 — translated: MPTINQLIRKPRKAPPTRNKVPALEACPQKRGVCTRVYTTTPKKPNSALRKVARVRLTNGFEVTSYIPGEGHNLQEHSVVMLRGGRVKDLPGVRYHIIRGTLDTQGVGDRRQRRSKYGAKRPK